The Gemmobacter aquarius genome contains the following window.
CGCCACGGGGGCCGCTGTCGTGCCGGTGCCGCTGCGGGCAGAGGCCGGGTTTCGGATGCAGGCCGCCGATGTCGAGGCGCGGATCACTCCGAAAAGTCGCGTGCTGATGCTGAATTCGCCGCACAATCCGACTGGCGCGGTGCTGACACGGGCCGATCTGGTGGCGCTGTGCGAGGTGGCGGCGAAGCATGACCTTTGGGTGCTCTGCGACGAGGTCTATGAGGAGATGTGTTTTGCGGGGGTCGATTTCGCCTCGCCCCTCGATCTTGGCGAGTTTGCCGAGCGGGTGGTCGTCGCATCGTCGATTTCCAAATCGCATGCTGCGCCGGGGTTCCGGTCGGGCTGGTGCGTGGGCTCGCCCGCGTTTTGCGCCCAGTTGCTGCCGCTGGCCGAGACGATGCTGTTCGGCAACCAGCCCTTTATCGCCGATGCGACCGCGCTTGCGGTTTCGGCGCCTTCGCCGGTGGCGGCGGGGATGGTCGAGCGGTTCGCGCGGCGGGCAGAATTGATCGCGGCACGGCTGGACGGGGTGGCGGGCTTGCGGGTGCATCGGCCCAGCGCGGGCATGTTCGCGCTGGTCGATGTGCGCGAAAGCGGGCTTTCGGGCGACGCGTTCGCAGCGGCGCTGCTGGCGGAGGCCAAGGTTGCGGTGATGCCGGGGGAAAGTTTCGGCAGTGCGCTTGCGGGCTGGCTGCGCGTCAGCCTGACGCAACCCGACGAGGTGATCGCCGCCGCCTGCGACCGGATCGCGGGATTTGCCCAAGCGCGAAGGAGTGCGGCATGAGGACCGTCGGACATGCCTTGGTCGAGGGGTTGCGCCTACGCGGGGTCGAGGTCGTCTTCGGGATACCGGGGGTGCATACGATCGAGTTGTATCGCGGGCTTGCGGGGGGCGGCATGCGGCATGTGACGCCGCGCCATGAACAGGGCGCGGGCTTCATGGCCGATGGCTATGCGCGGGTGTCGGGCAAGCCGGGGGTGGCTTTCGTCATCACCGGGCCGGGGCTGACCAACACGATCACGGCCATGGCGCAGGCCAAGGCGGATTCGGTGCCGATGCTGGTGGTGTCGGGGGTGAACCGGCGGGCGTCGCTGGGGCGGGGCTTGGGGCATTTGCACGAATTGCCCGACCAGTCGGCGATGATCGCCAAGCTGTGCCCGACCGAGCGGGTGGAGGACCCCGCGCAACTGTCGGCAGCGCTGGACCGTGCCTTTGCGCGGATGGCAAGCGGGCGGCCCGGCCCCGTGCATATCGAGATTCCGACCGATGTAATGGGGCTGGCCTGCCCCGCGCCCGAGGTGGCTGCTATGGTGCCGCCCCCTGCCCCGCCCGAGGCGGCGCTTGCGGATGCGGTGGCGCGGCTGGACGGGGCTGCGCGTGTGGTCATCCTTGCCGGTGGCGGGGCGCGGGGCTGCGACGCAGGCCTGACCGCGCTGGCCGAACGGCTGGACGCGCCGGTCGTGCTGACAGTAAACGCGCGGGGAATGCTGCATGGGCATGGGCTGGGGGTTCCGGCCTCGCCCTCGCTTGATGCGGTGCGGGCGCTGGTCGCGGGGGCCGATCAGGTGCTGGCTTTGGGCACCGAGCTTGGGCCGACCGATTACGACATGTATATGCGCGGCGGCCTGCCCGACCTGTCGGGGATGATCCGCGTCGATCTTTGCGCCGAGCAGCTGCGGCGGCATCCGGCGGCGGTGGCGGTGCAGACCAGCGTGGCCGGGGCGATTGACGCGCTGTTGCCGCTTGTCACCCCGCGCAAGGGCGACGGGCTGGCGCGGGCCGCGGCGGCGCGGGTCGCGGCGCGGGCGGAACTGGCGGGGCTGCATCCGTCGATGCCGGCGCAACTGGCGATGGTCGAGGCGATCCGCGACGCGGTGCCGGGGGCTATCATCGTGGGCGATTCTACCCAGCCGGTCTATGCGGGAAACCTGTTCTTCGATCCCGACCGCGCGGGCGGCTGGTTCAATGCTGCGACCGGATATGGGGCGCTTGGCTACGGGCTGGGTGCTGCAATCGGTGCTTCTGTCGCAGCCCCCGGTGCGCCGGTCATCTGCCTTGTGGGGGACGGCGGGTTGCAGTTCGACCCCGCCGAGATGCGTGTCGCGGTCGATGAAGGCCTGCCCGTCACCTATGTCGTCTGGAACAACGCAAGCTACCGCGAGATCGCCGAAGCGATGCGCGACGCGCAGACCGAGATCATCGGGTGTTCGCCGTCACCCTTGAAGCTCGAACACCTTGCCGCTGCCTGCGACCTTGGCTTCCAGAGCGTCGCAGAAACGCCCGAGGCACTGACAGCGGCGCTGCGCCAACCCCATGACGGCCCGCGCCTGATCGAAGTGCGCGTTCTGTCCTGATTTCACGCTGGCCCAAATGTCCCAAGGTGGGGGGTGCGGGGGGTGTGAACCCCCCGCTCCGGCATGAGCGGATAAACTGCCCGCTTCCATTTGATCAAATTCCGCGCCATAAGGTTTTTGCTGGAAATGACGGGTGGCGCGGCCATGACAAAGACCATTGCAGGGGTACGGGCTGACCGCCTTGGCGCAATTGCCGAACGCGAGGCGCGGCGTTTCGGGGCCGGGCGCAAGCTGTCGGCCGAGGCGATGGCGGCCGGATCGGGCGCGTTTCTGTACGGCGTGCCGATGCATTGGATGACCGATTGGCCGATGCCGCATCTGCCGGTGGTCGCCAAGGCCCAAGGCGCGCGGCTGACCGATATCGACGGCTACGAGATCGACGATTTCTGTCTGGGCGACACGGGGTCGATGTTCGGCCACTCGCCCGCGCCCGTGGCAAAGGCGATCCGTCATCAGGCGCGGCGCGGGCTGACCTATATGCTGCCGACGACCGATGCGCTGGAAGCGGGGCATCTGCTGACCGAACGCTTCGGTGATTTCCGCTGGCAGATTGCTACCACCGCGACCGATGCCAACCGCTTTGCGTTGCGGGTGGCGCGGGCGGTGACGGGGCGGCCCAAGGTGCTGGTGTTCAACGGCTGCTATCATGGCACGCTGGACGACACGATGGTGGAATTGTCGGGCGGGCACACTGTCAACCGCGTGGGGCTGGTCGGGCAGGTGCAAGACCTGACGCTTGGCGCGGTGGCGGTGGAATTCAACGATCTGGCGGCGGTCGAGGCGGCACTGGCCACGGGCGAGGTCGCGGCGGTGCTGACCGAGCCTGTGATGACCAATTGCTGCATGGTGCTGCCCGAGGCGGGCTTTCTGCAAGGGTTGCGCGACCTGACGCGGCGCTACGGCAGCCTGCTGATCATCGACGAGACGCATACGCTTTCGACCGGACTTGGCGGTTATACCGGCGTGCATGGGTTGCAGCCCGACATCTTTGTCGTGGGCAAATGCGTGGCTGGGGGCATGCCCACTGCCGTCTGGGGGCTTTCGCCCGATGTTGCTGCGCGGTTCAGGGCCTATGACGATGCCCGCCCCGCAGGCCATTCGGGCATGGGGACCACGCTTTCGGGCAATCCGGTGCAGTTCGCCTGCCTGCGGGCCACGTTGGCCGAGGTGATGACGCCCGCCAATTACGCCAAGATGGACAAGGGCGCTGCGCGGCTGGCCGCGGGCCTTTCTGCGGCGATCGAACGGCACAAGGCGCCGTGGCATGTGGTGCGGGTCGGGGCGCGGGTCGAGTTCATTTGCGCCAAGGGGCCGCTCAGGAACGGAACCGAGGCGGGGGCCGCGCATCAGCCTGCGCTGGAGGCCGCGATCCATACCGCGCTGTTGAACCGTGGCTGTCTGATCGCGCCGTTCCATAACATGATGCTGGTCAGCCCTGCCACCACGAAACGGCAGATCGACCGGCTGATCGCCGCTTTTGACGAAATCCTGACCGACCTCTTCGAGTGATCCCATGACTGATACACAAAGCCCTTCGGGCAGCACACTGGCCGAGGCCGAGGCCTTTCTGGCCGCCCATCCGGAAATCGAGGCCTTCGACATCGTATTGCACGATGCCAACGGGATCGGGCGGGGCAAGATCATCCGCCGCCACGAATTGACCGCGCTTTACAAAGGCGGGCGGCATCTGCCGATCTCGATCCTTGGCTTGGATATCTGCGGCGAGGATGTGCACGAGACCGGGCTGATCTGGGATCAGGGCGACGGCGATCTGCGGGCATGGCCCATTCCGGGAACACTGGTGCCGCTGCATGGCACCAACCCGCCGCGGGGCGAGCTGTTCATGTCGATGTATGATCTGGACGGGGCCAAGATGGGATCAGACCCGCGCCATGCGCTTCAGGCACAGGTCGATGCGCTGGCGGCGGAAGGGCTTTACCCTTCTGGCGCATTCGAGCTGGAGTTCTTCCTGCTCCACAACCAGCGCGGGCCGGATGGCAAGGTGCAGCCTGCCCGCGATGTGCTGGACGGGCGCGCAAGCTTCAAGACCGAGGTTTACAGCGTCGACCACCTGCACGGGATGCTGCCGCTGTTTTCCGACATCTACGCGGGCGCGGCCAAGGCCGGGATCAAGGCCGAGACCATGATCTCGGAATATGCGCCGGGGCAGTATGAGCTGACGCTGCATTACCGGACGGATGTGATGCAGGCGGCGGATGATCTGATGCGCCTGAAGCGGATCGTGCGGGCACAGGCGCGGGCGCATGGGGTGACGGCCTGCTTCATG
Protein-coding sequences here:
- a CDS encoding glutamine synthetase family protein codes for the protein MTDTQSPSGSTLAEAEAFLAAHPEIEAFDIVLHDANGIGRGKIIRRHELTALYKGGRHLPISILGLDICGEDVHETGLIWDQGDGDLRAWPIPGTLVPLHGTNPPRGELFMSMYDLDGAKMGSDPRHALQAQVDALAAEGLYPSGAFELEFFLLHNQRGPDGKVQPARDVLDGRASFKTEVYSVDHLHGMLPLFSDIYAGAAKAGIKAETMISEYAPGQYELTLHYRTDVMQAADDLMRLKRIVRAQARAHGVTACFMAKPVEKYAGSGMHFHVSLMDAGGKNVFVEAVEGQWSETILHALGGMRATMGESMLVFAPHANSWRRFASQSYAPVSPTWGVNNRSVALRIPAGDIKARRIEHRPAGVDANPYLVAATVLAGLRHGMANRIDPGPETTGNGYADAQDAPPIPVDWRSAITAAEGSAFLKQALGSEMHRTFTAIKAAEYARVARTVSEVDFDLYLHTV
- a CDS encoding 5-guanidino-2-oxopentanoate decarboxylase gives rise to the protein MRTVGHALVEGLRLRGVEVVFGIPGVHTIELYRGLAGGGMRHVTPRHEQGAGFMADGYARVSGKPGVAFVITGPGLTNTITAMAQAKADSVPMLVVSGVNRRASLGRGLGHLHELPDQSAMIAKLCPTERVEDPAQLSAALDRAFARMASGRPGPVHIEIPTDVMGLACPAPEVAAMVPPPAPPEAALADAVARLDGAARVVILAGGGARGCDAGLTALAERLDAPVVLTVNARGMLHGHGLGVPASPSLDAVRALVAGADQVLALGTELGPTDYDMYMRGGLPDLSGMIRVDLCAEQLRRHPAAVAVQTSVAGAIDALLPLVTPRKGDGLARAAAARVAARAELAGLHPSMPAQLAMVEAIRDAVPGAIIVGDSTQPVYAGNLFFDPDRAGGWFNAATGYGALGYGLGAAIGASVAAPGAPVICLVGDGGLQFDPAEMRVAVDEGLPVTYVVWNNASYREIAEAMRDAQTEIIGCSPSPLKLEHLAAACDLGFQSVAETPEALTAALRQPHDGPRLIEVRVLS
- a CDS encoding aspartate aminotransferase family protein, producing the protein MTKTIAGVRADRLGAIAEREARRFGAGRKLSAEAMAAGSGAFLYGVPMHWMTDWPMPHLPVVAKAQGARLTDIDGYEIDDFCLGDTGSMFGHSPAPVAKAIRHQARRGLTYMLPTTDALEAGHLLTERFGDFRWQIATTATDANRFALRVARAVTGRPKVLVFNGCYHGTLDDTMVELSGGHTVNRVGLVGQVQDLTLGAVAVEFNDLAAVEAALATGEVAAVLTEPVMTNCCMVLPEAGFLQGLRDLTRRYGSLLIIDETHTLSTGLGGYTGVHGLQPDIFVVGKCVAGGMPTAVWGLSPDVAARFRAYDDARPAGHSGMGTTLSGNPVQFACLRATLAEVMTPANYAKMDKGAARLAAGLSAAIERHKAPWHVVRVGARVEFICAKGPLRNGTEAGAAHQPALEAAIHTALLNRGCLIAPFHNMMLVSPATTKRQIDRLIAAFDEILTDLFE
- a CDS encoding pyridoxal phosphate-dependent aminotransferase → MRFAPVTDRLAGLGSEKWDIHIRARKMKAAGEAVIELTIGEPDVATPPALLAAAAAAMQAGRMGYSNGRGEPALLRALAARYTARRGRVIGTDQVMCFPGTQTTLYAVLQAMVSAGDEVLVGDPMYATYEGLIRATGAAVVPVPLRAEAGFRMQAADVEARITPKSRVLMLNSPHNPTGAVLTRADLVALCEVAAKHDLWVLCDEVYEEMCFAGVDFASPLDLGEFAERVVVASSISKSHAAPGFRSGWCVGSPAFCAQLLPLAETMLFGNQPFIADATALAVSAPSPVAAGMVERFARRAELIAARLDGVAGLRVHRPSAGMFALVDVRESGLSGDAFAAALLAEAKVAVMPGESFGSALAGWLRVSLTQPDEVIAAACDRIAGFAQARRSAA